Proteins encoded together in one Lysinibacillus sp. FSL K6-0232 window:
- a CDS encoding aminotransferase-like domain-containing protein: MQYSERILKTPSSFIRNILKVTDAEDVISFAGGLPNPISFPVDALKASVDHAITANGSRVFQYASTQGYAPLREYIATKYQQLHGLDVHADDVLITTGSQQALELISKVLINKGDGIVIEEPGYLGAIQAFTLCEPTFHGVTLEHDGLNLEELEQALQQPNVKILYTVPNFQNPTGLTYSKEKRQQICEIVAKYDVALIEDDPYGELRFHGETLPYIGAGKLENSILLGSFSKTVTPGMRLGFIITKNKELLQHIETAKQASDLHTNIFSQYVIYDYLANNEYMEHVQKIIALYKNQAQAMLDAMEEFFPAHVEYTRPDGGMFIWATMKDGTPALDVFYKAMEQKVAFVPGDPFYTSKTNVNTMRLNYTNATPEVIREGIQRLATIL, encoded by the coding sequence ATGCAATATTCAGAAAGAATCTTAAAGACACCATCCTCATTTATTCGAAATATTTTAAAAGTAACTGATGCAGAGGATGTTATTTCCTTTGCAGGGGGACTTCCAAACCCTATCTCGTTTCCAGTAGATGCACTAAAAGCATCTGTAGATCATGCGATTACAGCAAATGGTAGCCGTGTATTCCAATATGCTTCTACACAGGGCTATGCGCCATTACGTGAGTATATTGCTACTAAATATCAGCAATTACACGGCTTAGATGTACATGCTGATGATGTATTAATTACAACAGGCTCACAGCAAGCACTAGAATTGATTAGCAAGGTGCTAATTAATAAAGGCGATGGCATTGTCATTGAGGAGCCTGGCTACTTAGGGGCTATCCAAGCTTTTACATTATGTGAGCCAACTTTCCATGGTGTTACACTTGAACATGATGGTCTTAATTTAGAGGAGCTAGAACAAGCACTGCAACAGCCAAATGTGAAAATTTTGTATACTGTGCCAAATTTCCAAAATCCAACAGGGCTTACATACTCAAAGGAAAAACGTCAGCAAATTTGTGAAATCGTCGCAAAATATGATGTTGCTTTAATTGAGGATGATCCATATGGAGAATTGCGCTTCCATGGCGAAACACTGCCATATATCGGTGCTGGAAAATTAGAAAATAGTATTTTACTAGGTTCTTTCTCAAAAACAGTTACGCCTGGTATGCGACTTGGCTTTATTATTACGAAAAATAAAGAGCTATTGCAGCATATTGAAACAGCGAAGCAAGCCTCTGATTTGCATACAAATATTTTCTCACAGTATGTTATCTATGATTATTTAGCGAATAATGAGTATATGGAGCATGTACAAAAAATTATTGCTTTATATAAAAATCAGGCACAGGCGATGCTGGATGCAATGGAAGAATTTTTCCCTGCACATGTAGAATATACACGACCTGATGGGGGCATGTTTATTTGGGCAACAATGAAAGATGGCACACCAGCCCTTGACGTTTTCTATAAAGCAATGGAGCAAAAGGTTGCCTTTGTGCCAGGCGATCCATTCTACACATCTAAAACAAACGTGAATACAATGCGTTTAAACTATACAAATGCTACACCTGAAGTTATCCGTGAAGGCATTCAACGTTTAGCAACTATTTTATAA
- the bioB gene encoding biotin synthase BioB produces the protein MNYLQLAQEVIAGKVISNEEALAILNSEDDKLLQLMDGAFAIRRHYFGKKVKLNMIMNAKSGYCPEDCGYCSQSSRSTAPIEKYPFITKEEILAGAKQAFDNKIGTYCIVASGRGPTRKDVHVVSEAVAEIKAKYGLKVCACLGLLKEEQAQQLKEAGVDRYNHNLNTSERHHSFITTSHTYEDRVNTVEIVKKHGISPCSGAIIGMKETKEDVVNIARALYQLDADSIPVNFLNAIDGTKLEGTKDLNPRYCLKVLALFRYINPTKEIRIAGGREINLGSLQPLGLYAANSIFVGDYLTTAGQEENSDYRMLEDLGFEIELTEKQEEVFC, from the coding sequence ATGAATTATTTACAATTAGCACAAGAGGTCATCGCTGGGAAGGTGATTAGCAATGAGGAGGCACTTGCGATTTTAAATAGTGAGGATGATAAGCTGTTACAGCTTATGGATGGTGCTTTTGCCATTCGTCGCCATTATTTTGGCAAAAAGGTCAAGCTCAATATGATTATGAATGCGAAGAGTGGCTACTGTCCTGAGGATTGCGGCTATTGCTCCCAGTCTTCTCGCTCAACTGCACCGATTGAAAAATATCCTTTTATTACAAAGGAGGAAATTTTAGCAGGGGCAAAGCAGGCATTTGACAATAAAATTGGAACCTATTGCATTGTAGCAAGTGGGCGTGGGCCAACACGTAAGGATGTTCATGTCGTAAGCGAGGCTGTTGCTGAAATTAAGGCGAAGTATGGCTTAAAGGTTTGTGCCTGCCTTGGTTTATTAAAAGAGGAGCAAGCACAGCAATTAAAGGAAGCGGGTGTGGATCGCTACAATCATAACTTAAATACATCGGAGCGCCATCACTCCTTTATTACAACCTCCCATACATATGAGGATCGTGTCAACACGGTGGAAATTGTGAAAAAGCATGGCATTTCACCTTGCTCAGGTGCGATTATTGGGATGAAGGAAACAAAGGAGGATGTTGTTAATATTGCTCGCGCGCTTTATCAATTAGATGCAGATTCGATTCCCGTGAATTTTTTAAATGCCATTGATGGCACAAAGCTAGAGGGAACAAAGGACTTAAATCCACGCTATTGCTTAAAAGTATTAGCGCTGTTCCGTTATATCAATCCTACAAAGGAAATCCGTATCGCTGGTGGACGTGAAATTAATCTCGGCTCCCTACAGCCACTCGGCCTTTACGCTGCTAACAGTATTTTTGTAGGAGATTACTTAACAACAGCGGGACAGGAGGAAAATAGTGATTATCGTATGTTAGAGGACTTGGGCTTTGAAATTGAATTAACGGAGAAGCAAGAGGAGGTGTTTTGCTAG
- a CDS encoding biotin transporter BioY: MVKRQSTLALVMIAMFAALTAIGAFIKIPLPVVPFTLQIVFVFLAGCLLGSRNALSSQLVYIGVGLVGLPVFTQGGGITYVLQPTFGYLIGFALAAYCIGWLIERVQTPTKKHFIGATIVGLIIIYAVAVPYLYIALNFWLDMKTSWSHVFAVGFLGSIVADFCLAVTSALLAERLYKVFQSARTLKISQMERENMI; encoded by the coding sequence TTGGTTAAACGACAATCTACATTGGCACTTGTGATGATTGCGATGTTTGCCGCTTTAACGGCTATTGGCGCATTTATTAAAATTCCATTACCTGTCGTTCCATTTACATTACAAATTGTGTTTGTATTTTTAGCGGGCTGCTTGCTAGGAAGCCGTAATGCTTTATCTAGTCAACTTGTTTATATAGGTGTTGGCTTAGTGGGACTGCCTGTATTTACGCAAGGGGGTGGCATCACCTATGTGTTACAGCCAACATTCGGCTATTTGATTGGCTTTGCGCTTGCTGCCTATTGTATTGGCTGGCTCATTGAAAGAGTGCAGACACCTACGAAAAAGCATTTTATTGGGGCAACCATTGTAGGGCTTATCATTATTTATGCGGTAGCTGTGCCGTATTTATATATAGCCTTGAATTTTTGGTTAGATATGAAAACAAGCTGGTCACATGTGTTCGCTGTCGGCTTTTTAGGCAGTATTGTCGCTGATTTTTGCTTAGCTGTTACATCCGCGTTATTAGCTGAACGATTGTATAAAGTATTCCAATCAGCAAGAACGCTGAAAATTTCACAGATGGAAAGGGAGAACATGATATGA
- the bioA gene encoding adenosylmethionine--8-amino-7-oxononanoate transaminase — protein MNQLFTDLQTRDLQYVWHPCSQMKDYETFPPIVITKGQGVWLYDEQGQRYLDAVSSWWVNLFGHANPRISQALSEQAFTLEHTIFANFTHEPAIRLAEKLVALTPRGLQKVFFADNGSSAIEVALKMSFQYHRQTGKSAKKRFLALTDAYHGETIGALSVGGVGLYNDIYQPLLLDTVRAKGPDCFRCPFQEEPASCHAPCSQFVEEQLKVHHQDITAVIIEPLIQAAAGMKMYPPVYLKRLRALCTQYGVHLIADEIAVGFGRTGTLFACEQADITPDFMCLSKGLTGGYLPLSVVVTTNEIYHAFYDDYGTMKAFLHSHSYSGNTLACRVALEVLTIFEEEHVIAMIQEKGQWMRELAMAAFSEMPYVGEYRQLGLVGAIELVANRATKEPFASRERIGYQIYQYALAKGLLLRPLGNVLYFMPPYIISEEDMHMMIATAKEAIEQFFQERGEYFG, from the coding sequence ATGAATCAACTATTCACTGATTTACAGACAAGAGATTTGCAGTATGTTTGGCATCCATGCTCACAAATGAAGGATTATGAAACATTTCCACCGATTGTTATTACAAAAGGGCAAGGTGTATGGCTTTATGATGAGCAAGGGCAACGTTATTTAGATGCTGTATCATCTTGGTGGGTCAATCTTTTTGGACATGCCAATCCGCGCATTAGTCAGGCATTGAGTGAGCAGGCCTTTACATTGGAGCATACGATTTTTGCTAATTTTACACATGAGCCTGCTATTCGCTTAGCTGAAAAATTAGTCGCTTTAACACCGAGAGGGCTACAGAAAGTATTTTTTGCAGATAATGGCTCATCCGCAATTGAAGTAGCTTTAAAAATGAGCTTCCAATATCATAGGCAAACAGGGAAATCGGCAAAGAAGCGTTTTCTGGCGTTAACAGATGCTTATCATGGCGAAACGATTGGTGCTTTATCTGTAGGAGGCGTTGGACTTTACAATGATATATACCAGCCATTGCTGTTAGATACGGTACGCGCTAAAGGACCAGATTGCTTCCGTTGTCCATTCCAAGAGGAGCCAGCAAGCTGTCATGCCCCGTGCAGTCAGTTTGTAGAGGAGCAGCTAAAAGTGCATCATCAGGACATTACGGCTGTTATTATTGAGCCACTGATTCAAGCAGCGGCGGGCATGAAAATGTATCCACCTGTTTACTTAAAGCGTTTACGAGCATTGTGTACACAGTATGGTGTACATCTGATTGCAGATGAAATTGCGGTTGGCTTTGGACGTACAGGTACATTATTTGCCTGTGAGCAGGCGGATATTACACCTGATTTTATGTGTTTATCAAAGGGCTTGACAGGTGGCTATTTACCATTATCTGTGGTAGTAACAACAAATGAAATTTATCACGCTTTTTACGATGACTATGGCACAATGAAAGCATTTTTACATTCTCATAGTTATTCAGGCAATACACTAGCATGTCGTGTTGCCCTTGAAGTATTGACGATATTTGAAGAAGAGCATGTAATCGCGATGATTCAAGAAAAAGGGCAATGGATGCGAGAGCTAGCAATGGCGGCATTTAGTGAGATGCCTTATGTGGGTGAATATCGACAACTGGGCTTAGTTGGGGCGATTGAGCTTGTGGCGAATCGCGCTACAAAGGAGCCATTTGCAAGCAGGGAGCGCATAGGCTATCAAATTTATCAGTATGCCTTAGCAAAGGGGTTATTATTACGTCCACTTGGCAATGTTTTGTATTTTATGCCACCTTATATTATTTCAGAAGAGGACATGCATATGATGATTGCTACTGCAAAAGAAGCCATCGAACAATTTTTCCAGGAGCGGGGGGAGTATTTTGGTTAA
- the bioD gene encoding dethiobiotin synthase: protein MHFWVVGTDTDVGKTVVTTLLMRQLQQEYLQVIPYKPVQTGEVCVNGHGYYEDTAMYQKYSLQTLKEEHLNSYSLREAASPHFAAQLEGQQIEVDKLLQHIEELQQSYEVVICEGAGGLFVPLDSEKRTTFLDVIVRSQLPVVLVTRTALGTINHTLLTMEALQARQIEVLGIVFNGYTGSVLEQDNINTILTYHPVPYAIIPSLQDSAQLVAYAIKTTSLFERLYAYESTIH from the coding sequence ATGCATTTTTGGGTTGTAGGAACCGATACGGATGTCGGTAAAACGGTTGTTACGACATTGTTAATGCGTCAACTGCAGCAGGAGTATTTACAGGTTATACCATACAAGCCAGTGCAAACAGGTGAGGTTTGTGTAAATGGACATGGCTATTATGAGGATACCGCTATGTATCAAAAGTATTCTTTACAAACATTAAAGGAGGAGCACCTAAATAGCTATTCCTTGAGGGAGGCAGCATCACCACATTTTGCTGCACAGCTGGAGGGGCAGCAAATTGAAGTAGATAAGCTGTTACAGCATATCGAAGAACTACAACAATCCTATGAGGTTGTCATATGCGAGGGAGCTGGTGGACTTTTTGTACCTTTAGATAGTGAGAAGAGAACAACTTTTCTCGATGTAATTGTCCGTAGTCAGCTACCCGTTGTGCTTGTGACAAGAACAGCTCTTGGCACAATTAATCATACATTATTAACGATGGAGGCATTGCAAGCTCGGCAAATTGAGGTGCTTGGTATTGTCTTTAATGGCTATACAGGTAGCGTGCTAGAGCAGGATAATATCAACACCATTTTGACCTATCACCCTGTCCCATATGCTATTATTCCATCACTACAGGACAGTGCACAATTAGTAGCATATGCGATTAAAACAACATCATTATTTGAAAGGCTTTATGCATATGAATCAACTATTCACTGA
- a CDS encoding response regulator transcription factor, whose translation MRNEKILIVEDDIDIMEVLSLTIAKAHYTVLKAISIAQGWHMAMTEQPDLILLDVNLPDGTGFELAKKIRAQSDVIIIFVTVNHFIDQKLEGFEVGADDYITKPFIPKELLARVQANLKRKAGPKKGNIIHIDNLAIHYDEKNVYKDGVLLNLFTKEKLLLFYLIEHANQVISVDQLIDHVWGRDGVADSKTVSVHISTLRRKIEDTPAKPKWIQTVRGFGYQFVHKKKSDGS comes from the coding sequence ATGAGGAACGAAAAAATTTTAATCGTTGAAGATGATATCGATATTATGGAAGTGCTCTCTCTTACGATTGCCAAGGCTCATTATACAGTACTGAAGGCAATATCCATTGCACAAGGCTGGCATATGGCGATGACTGAGCAGCCTGATTTAATTTTATTGGATGTTAATTTACCAGATGGCACAGGCTTTGAGCTGGCGAAAAAAATTCGTGCCCAATCAGATGTTATTATTATTTTTGTGACGGTGAATCATTTTATTGATCAAAAGCTTGAAGGCTTTGAGGTTGGTGCAGATGACTATATTACAAAACCATTTATCCCAAAGGAATTACTAGCACGTGTGCAGGCAAATTTAAAGCGAAAAGCAGGACCAAAGAAAGGCAATATTATACATATTGATAATTTAGCCATTCATTATGATGAAAAAAATGTTTATAAAGATGGGGTATTGTTAAATTTATTTACAAAGGAAAAGCTACTGCTGTTCTATTTGATTGAGCATGCCAACCAAGTGATTAGCGTGGATCAATTAATCGACCATGTTTGGGGGCGGGATGGGGTAGCAGATTCAAAAACAGTATCTGTTCATATTAGTACACTACGCCGTAAAATTGAGGATACACCTGCTAAACCTAAATGGATTCAAACGGTGCGAGGGTTTGGCTATCAATTTGTCCATAAAAAAAAGAGTGATGGCTCGTAA